One Melospiza georgiana isolate bMelGeo1 chromosome 12, bMelGeo1.pri, whole genome shotgun sequence genomic window carries:
- the LPAR4 gene encoding lysophosphatidic acid receptor 4 has product MGNHSNNHTCLTDDSFKYNLYGAVYSVVFILGLITNCASLFVFLFRMKMRSETAIFMTNLAVSDLLFVFTLPFKIFYNFNRHWPFGDSLCKISGTAFLTNIYGSMLFLTCISVDRFLAIVYPFRSRTIRTRRNSAIVCAGVWILVLSGGISASLFSTTNVSNTSTTCFEGFSKRIWKTYLSKITIFIEVVGFIIPLLLNLTCSSLVLRTLRKPATLSQIGTNKEKVLKMIIVHVAIFVVCFVPYNSILFLYALVRSQAIANCSLERFARTMYPITLCIATLNCCFDPFIYYFTSESFQKSFNIKTQIKMDSLFKTEMPLTKTALPAPQDEISDQAITNGGDPTSESHF; this is encoded by the coding sequence ATGGGAAACCACAGCAACAACCATACCTGCCTGACAGATGATTCCTTCAAGTACAACCTGTACGGAGCCGTGTACAGCGTGGTCTTCATCCTTGGCTTGATCACAAACTGCGCCTCCCTCTTCGTCTTCCTCTTCCGCATGAAGATGCGGAGCGAGACGGCCATTTTCATGACCAACCTGGCGGTTTCAGACTTGCTTTTTGTCTTCACTTTGCCCTTTAAGATTTTCTACAACTTCAACAGGCACTGGCCCTTCGGGGACAGCCTGTGCAAGATCTCGGGCACGGCGTTCCTCACCAACATCTACGGGAGCATGCTGTTCCTGACCTGCATCAGCGTGGATCGCTTCCTGGCCATCGTGTATCCCTTCCGCTCCCGCACCATCCGCACCCGGAGGAATTCCGCCATCGTCTGCGCCGGCGTTTGGATCCTGGTGCTCAGCGGCGGAATTTCGGCCTCGCTCTTCTCCACCACCAACGTGTCCAACACCAGCACCACCTGTTTCGAAGGGTTCTCCAAAAGGATCTGGAAAACCTACCTGTCCAAGATCACCATATTTATTGAGGTGGTGGGATTCATCATCCCTCTGCTGCTCAACCTCACGTGCTCCTCGCTGGTTCTCCGGACTTTACGGAAGCCGGCCACCCTGTCCCAGATTGGGACGAacaaggagaaggtgctgaaGATGATCATCGTGCACGTGGCCATCTTTGTTGTGTGCTTTGTCCCCTACAACTCCATCCTGTTCCTGTACGCGCTCGTGCGCTCCCAGGCCATCGCCAACTGCTCCCTGGAGAGGTTTGCCAGGACCATGTATCCCATCACGTTGTGCATCGCCACCCTCAACTGCTGCTTTGACCCCTTCATCTACTACTTCACCTCCGAGTCCTTCCAGAAGTCCTTCAACATCAAAACCCAGATCAAAATGGATTCTCTCTTCAAGACAGAGATGCCGCTCACAAAGACGGCGCTGCCGGCGCCGCAGGATGAGATCAGTGACCAGGCCATCACCAACGGGGGAGATCCCACATCTGAATCCCATTTCTAG